A window from Drosophila nasuta strain 15112-1781.00 chromosome 3, ASM2355853v1, whole genome shotgun sequence encodes these proteins:
- the LOC132793175 gene encoding prostatic acid phosphatase — MGSASGGNQKCFKTRPNTTNSTLELVHIVFRHGIRTPVDTFPRDPYVKDNFKPTGWGHVTNRGKKELFDMGRWLHRRYGDFMGPFYRPDRLHAQATASPRALMSLQTTLASMFEPRGTAMEWNRQLNWQPIPIVSEPLEQDSLLLVRTPCPRYFEARDEVFKLPEVIAEQAPFADMLNELSNLTGMPMRNAEDVNSLYITLLAEQEFGYKLPVWAKDYFPKRMQFLAEQSYVYNAYTPEMQKIKGGPFLRKMYDEMLAKESGTLRPKDRGMFIYTGHDWTVGNILSALGIWKRQMPRFAVMAIFETHQNRQTGEYYVEIFLRNDEFGCLEQLKLADCELQCPLHRLIELSEAVLPNEPLEQRCRARSPDFVEPPPRPIDQQ, encoded by the exons ATGGGCAGCGCATCGGGCGGCAACCAAAAGTGCTTCAAGACGCGGCCAAACACAACAAACTCCACACTCGAATTGGTGCACATTGTGTTCAGACATGGCATACGCACTCCTGTTGACACCTTCCCCAGGGATCCCTACGTCAAGGATAACTTTAAGCCCACCGGCTGGGGGCATGTCACAAAT CGCGGTAAAAAGGAGCTTTTCGATATGGGACGCTGGCTGCATCGTCGCTATGGCGACTTCATGGGACCTTTCTATAGACCAGAC AGATTGCATGCTCAAGCCACAGCATCGCCACGAGCTCTGATGTCACTGCAAACCACATTGGCGAGCATGTTTGAGCCGCGTGGCACGGCGATGGAATGGAATCGACAGCTTAACTGGCAGCCCATTCCCATTGTATCTGAGCCCCTCGAACAGGATTCG ctgctgttggtgcGAACACCATGTCCACGTTACTTTGAGGCGCGTGATGAAGTATTCAAGTTGCCTGAAGTGATTGCCGAGCAGGCGCCCTTCGCCGATATGCTTAACGAACTGTCGAACTTGACCGGCATGCCCATGCGGAATGCCGAGGACGTCAACTCGCTGTACATTACACTACTAGCCGAGCAGGAGTTTGGCTATAAGCTGCCCGTCTGGGCCAAGGATTATTTCCCCAAACGCATGCAGTTTCTGGCCGAGCAGAGCTACGTCTACAATGCGTATACGCCCGAGATGCAAAAGATCAAGGGTGGCCCGTTTCTGCGCAAAATGTACGATGAAATGCTGGCCAAAGAGTCGGGCACTTTGAGGCCCAAAGATCGCGGCATGTTCATCTACACGGGCCACGACTGGACCGTGGGCAATATACTTTCTGCTCTGGGCATTTGGAAGCGTCAAATGCCACGCTTCGCTGTGATGGCTATCTTCGAGACGCATCAGAATCGACAGACGGGCGAATACTATGTAGAG ATCTTTCTGCGTAATGACGAGTTTGGCTGCCTGGAGCAGCTGAAGCTGGCTGACTGCGAGCTGCAATGTCCACTGCATCGTCTCATCGAGCTGAGTGAAGCGGTGCTTCCAAATGAACCTCTGGAGCAACGTTGTCGCGCTCGAAGCCCTGATTTCGTGGAACCCCCGCCACGACCAATTGATCAGcagtaa
- the LOC132793174 gene encoding lysosomal acid phosphatase — protein sequence MFAKQIVGLLLCLGCCLLVSGGIVKDSQDEQPNSDSTLELVTLLFRHGPRTPVNTYPKDPYLNETYEPYGWGQLTNGGKLELYKIGKQLRKRYRQFLPAYYRPDTVHAQSTESSRTMASLQMVLAGMFPPENTPMEWNKKLNWQPIPIVTEPEKTDLRLRQKVPCPRYYEAVWEVMHTPEVVALHEANAQLMKELHELTGFNVTYSHHVTDIYISLQTQLAYGLEVPEWAKDYFPIKMRPLATKSYTYDAYTDEMKKLKGGYFLADLYKQLQAKIAGELKPADRKFFIYCAHDWTVANVLSALDVWGTQMPRFSALIAFELHKRKDTGEYFVEIYFQNDPSKEPKLLQVPGCDKQCPVSKLVELSKNVLPDAPYEQMCVAKGTSDGTIITYH from the exons atgtttgccaaGCAAATCGTCGGGCTATTGCTTTGCCTTGGCTGTTGCCTGCTCGTCAGCGGTGGCATTGTCAAGGACTCGCAGGACGAGCAGCCTAATTCAGATTCTACGTTGGAACTTGTGACTTTG CTCTTTCGACATGGACCACGCACACCTGTGAACACATATCCAAAGGATCCCTACTTGAACGAAACATACGAACCCTATGGCTGGGGTCAATTAACCAAT GGTGGCAAATTGGAGCTCTACAAGATTGGAAAGCAGCTGCGCAAACGTTATAGACAATTCCTGCCTGCCTACTATCGCCCGGAT ACGGTGCACGCACAATCCACAGAATCATCACGCACCATGGCATCACTGCAGATGGTGTTGGCCGGCATGTTCCCGCCAGAGAATACGCCCATGGAGTGGAACAAGAAGCTCAACTGGCAGCCCATTCCAATTGTGACCGAGCCAGAGAAAACTGACCTT CGTTTGCGACAGAAGGTTCCCTGTCCCCGCTACTACGAGGCAGTTTGGGAGGTGATGCACACACCAGAAGTTGTTGCTTTGCATGAGGCGAACGCACAACTGATGAAGGAACTGCACGAGTTGACGGGCTTCAATGTCACATATTCGCATCATGTTACCGATATCTACATCTCGCTGCAAACTCAGCTGGCTTATGGTCTGGAGGTTCCAGAATGGGCCAAGGACTATTTCCCGATAAAGATGCGACCGCTGGCAACTAAATCCTACACCTATGATGCTTATACGGATGAGATGAAAAAACTTAAGGGCGGCTATTTTCTGGCCGATCTTTACAAGCAGCTGCAGGCAAAGATCGCTGGAGAACTGAAGCCAGCCGATagaaaattctttatttactGCGCCCACGATTGGACCGTGGCAAATGTGTTGAGTGCTCTGGATGTGTGGGGCACACAGATGCCTCGCTTCTCGGCGCTCATTGCTTTTGAGTTGCACAAGCGCAAAGATACCGGCGAGTATTTTGTGGAAATCTACTTCCAAAACGATCCCAGCAAGGAGCCAAAGCTACTCCAAGTTCCTGGCTGCGATAAGCAGTGTCCCGTTTCCAAACTGGTGGAGCTTTCCAAAAACGTTCTGCCCGATGCTCCCTACGAGCAGATGTGTGTGGCCAAGGGCACCAGCGATGGCACGATTATTACATATCACTAG
- the LOC132793176 gene encoding mitochondrial 2-oxodicarboxylate carrier-like, with amino-acid sequence MNTLKFSQDISPGKQAAFQVLSGASAGFLEVCLMQPLDVVKTRMQLQANPSAGSSEVIYNGVLDCFAKMYRQEGILSFWKGLLPPILAETPKRAIKFLVFEQTRHFFQFGSAKPTPLSFSLAGMTAGVLEAFVVNPFEVVKVTQQADRTKKLRTSYSVAREIIKSEGFGKRGLLKGVTATVGRNGVFNTVYFGFYHTVKNMVPKSENASWEFVRKIIIGFTAGTLGCLFNTPFDVAKSRIQGPQPVPNEIKYEGTFRTISIVYREEGIRGLYKGLLPKVMRLGPGGAIMLLTFDYVYEYLLANYS; translated from the coding sequence ATGAACACCTTGAAATTTTCCCAGGACATATCCCCCGGTAAGCAAGCTGCTTTCCAAGTGCTCTCTGGCGCATCCGCCGGATTCCTTGAGGTGTGTCTCATGCAGCCTCTGGACGTGGTCAAGACACGCATGCAACTCCAAGCCAACCCATCAGCAGGATCATCTGAAGTAATTTACAATGGGGTGCTAGACTGTTTCGCAAAGATGTACCGTCAGGAGGGAATTCTATCGTTCTGGAAGGGTCTGCTTCCACCCATTTTGGCTGAGACCCCAAAGCGAGCTATCAAGTTTTTGGTGTTCGAGCAGACGCGACATTTCTTTCAGTTTGGCTCAGCGAAACCAACTCCGCTCTCGTTTTCGCTGGCTGGCATGACAGCTGGCGTATTGGAGGCATTCGTAGTGAATCCCTTTGAGGTGGTGAAGGTGACACAGCAAGCGGATCGTACAAAGAAACTGCGAACCTCGTACTCGGTGGCTCGAGAAATCATTAAAAGCGAGGGCTTCGGAAAGCGAGGACTGCTGAAGGGTGTAACTGCCACAGTTGGACGCAATGGCGTATTCAATACGGTCTACTTCGGTTTCTATCACACGGTGAAGAACATGGTGCCAAAGTCGGAGAATGCGTCGTGGGAGTTTGTGCGGAAGATCATTATTGGCTTCACGGCGGGCACTTTGGGCTGCCTTTTCAATACACCCTTCGATGTGGCCAAGTCTCGCATCCAGGGTCCACAGCCAGTGCCCAATGAGATCAAATACGAGGGCACCTTCCGAACCATAAGCATCGTTTATCGCGAGGAAGGCATCCGTGGTCTCTACAAGGGTCTGTTGCCTAAAGTGATGCGCCTGGGTCCCGGTGGTGCAATTATGTTGCTTACTTTCGACTATGTCTACGAATATCTATTGGCGAACTATTCATAG
- the LOC132793173 gene encoding venom acid phosphatase Acph-1, with protein MPRSHFTRRHCLAMTGGLIALALLILCLTHTTVITGKITDPGTDESTLELLHVVFRHGPRTPADTYPRDPYVNETYYPFGWGQVTNNGKRELFNIGSWLRKRYGKFLAPYYSPDLLHAQATGVPRTHMTMQTVLASFFPPKGTAMEWNSKYNWQPIPVFSQELNEDTLLLVRTPCPRYYEALHEVYELPEVKAEIAPYLDMYKELASHTGLSFKEPEDVQSLYLTLLAEQEWGLDLPDWTKEYFPEKMQFLTEQSYVYNVYTPEMQKIKAGPFLKKMFDEMQQKRNATLKPDKRKLFIYTGHDSTVVNVLSGLKIWERQLPRYSVMALFELHKNKDTGDYWVEIYFRNNPKAPAQKLTVPGCDFQCPLDKLLELAKDVVPTEADANRCDAQNQQFTEPPLRGP; from the exons ATGCCGCGTTCGCATTTCACTAGAAGGCATTGTCTAGCGATGACGGGCGGATTAATTGCATTGGCGCTGCTGATCTTGTGCCTCACACACACCACGGTGATCACGGGTAAAATTACCGATCCCGGCACCGATGAGTCTACCCTTGAGCTGTTGCATGTG GTTTTCCGACATGGGCCACGCACACCGGCGGACACATATCCAAGGGATCCCTATGTAAATGAAACCTACTATCCATTTGGCTGGGGACAAGTAACAAAT AATGGCAAACGCGAGCTGTTCAACATTGGGAGCTGGCTGCGTAAGCGTTATGGCAAATTTCTGGCACCCTACTACAGTCCCGAT TTGTTGCACGCACAGGCAACGGGTGtgccacgcacacacatgacCATGCAAACGGTTTTGGCCAGCTTCTTTCCACCGAAAGGCACGGCCATGGAATGGAACAGCAAATACAATTGGCAGCCCATTCCAGTGTTCTCACAGGAGCTGAACGAGGATACG TTGTTGCTCGTTCGCACACCCTGCCCACGATACTATGAGGCACTGCATGAGGTATACGAACTGCCTGAAGTTAAGGCTGAAATTGCACCATATTTGGATATGTACAAGGAGCTGGCCTCCCACACTGGACTCAGTTTCAAAGAACCCGAGGATGTGCAGTCCCTATATCTGACATTGCTGGCCGAGCAGGAATGGGGACTAGACTTACCCGATTGGACTAAGGAATACTTTCCCGAGAAGATGCAGTTCCTAACCGAGCAGAGTTATGTGTATAATGTGTACACGCCCGAAATGCAAAAGATAAAGGCGGGTCCGTTCCTGAAGAAGATGTTCGATGAAATGCAACAGAAGCGCAATGCCACATTGAAGCCCGATAAACGGAAGCTGTTCATTTATACTGGTCACGATTCGACAGTGGTCAATGTGCTGTCTGGCCTCAAGATCTGGGAACGTCAATTGCCACGTTACTCGGTGATGGCGCTGTTCGAGCTTCACAAGAACAAAGACACCGGCGATTACTGGGTGGAGATCTATTTCCGCAATAATCCTAAGGCGCCGGCTCAAAAGTTGACTGTGCCCGGCTGTGATTTCCAGTGTCCATTGGACAAGCTGCTGGAGTTGGCCAAGGATGTGGTGCCCACCGAGGCAGATGCCAATCGTTGTGATGCCCAAAATCAACAGTTCACAGAGCCACCACTACGCGGACCTTag
- the LOC132793171 gene encoding polycystin-2-like yields MKFGFLRDRLIYFLFTLIIMAACLALIALFSGCRHESVKIKTVGMHVFLVVLGQFLLNDTIKFLLISIDKATWPNLQTTFLNERRPIVHTRTQYLKMRLNILRAQLRHGQDHINEPLNLKFQLISLDLCLYGTYFLLLTSVVLVTRDELLYYNTDMMKKLFSTNRTYTLGLNYVQELDQFYTFVEVSLINAFDSKVKETGYRSWMYGDQTAKLGVIRLRQLRHKEDYHLGWGSSQFSSLDYMPNWKLPYERMAYTDKYWNIYLPWLPSSVRYSTFEKIFLNPKQNGYCENFPETMGYITMLARSRNNSMKVLHYLEQNNWVNTQTAAVFIDFTLYNADANIFTICNLLVERTPFGTLVPRVDVQSIKLQVLDQLGTLGLIVSIIYVLVLIQFSKTLVVTLWYEPSKLRSMWNKLDLVILVLNILVVILIIVQEFMVSTLLEQIEYANKLQFLDFRRPAIVKHVCSIVLGILVLLTTLRLWKVLQFSSVFQLFSHALFSAWQALASTALLISIFLVAFGIAVAIINGNNTMNFNYIMRSIANSLCFSFGFSQHISPNDLFYGGVGMGIILYLILTFVIAQLLINVFVSTINGYFVYAKSVRDAKAQQPINFLEFLHVEYHGVFEMFRKVPCINRGYRSGNRTVADYIKYTLDDRHKKSVKSKHHALAIRFQQGDENLDEATKHENYKKRIVRLYNIASVMQTQMQLLEHFWELDVDKTKKDKPRSPKEEDSESDEDYSV; encoded by the coding sequence ATGAAATTCGGATTTTTAAGGGATAGgcttatttatttcttattcaCACTGATAATAATGGCTGCTTGTTTGGCACTAATTGCGTTGTTTTCGGGCTGCCGTCACGAATCGGTTAAGATCAAGACAGTTGGGATGCACGTATTTCTTGTGGTGCTGGGTCAATTCCTGCTAAATGATACAATTAAATTCCTATTGATATCCATCGATAAGGCCACTTGGCCGAATCTGCAGACAACGTTCCTGAACGAGAGGCGTCCAATTGTGCACACACGCACtcaatatttgaaaatgcGCTTGAATATTTTGCGAGCCCAGTTGAGACACGGACAGGATCATATCAATGAACCACTCAATctgaaatttcaattgatcTCCCTCGATCTGTGTCTCTACGGCACCTATTTCCTGTTGTTGACTTCTGTGGTGCTGGTGACACGAGACGAGCTGCTCTATTACAACACGGATATGatgaaaaaattattttcgaCCAACCGTACTTATACTTTGGGCTTGAACTACGTACAGGAGTTGGATCAGTTCTACACATTCGTAGAAGTGTCGTTGATCAATGCCTTCGATTCGAAGGTTAAGGAAACAGGCTACAGGTCCTGGATGTATGGCGATCAAACTGCCAAACTTGGCGTAATTCGATTGCGTCAGCTGCGCCACAAAGAGGATTATCATCTCGGTTGGGGATCGTCCCAGTTCTCTAGTCTTGATTATATGCCCAACTGGAAGTTACCCTACGAACGCATGGCTTACACTGATAAATATTGGAACATCTATTTGCCATGGCTGCCGTCATCGGTTAGGTACAGTACCTTTGagaaaatttttttgaatCCTAAGCAAAACGGCTACTGTGAGAATTTTCCAGAGACAATGGGTTATATTACAATGTTGGCGCGTAGTCGCAACAATAGCATGAAGGTGCTCCATTATCTTGAGCAAAACAATTGGGTGAATACACAGACGGCTGCTGTTTTCATTGATTTCACTTTATACAATGCGGATGCGAATATCTTTaccatttgcaatttgctggTGGAGCGAACGCCATTTGGCACTTTGGTACCTCGTGTCGACGTCCAAAGCATTAAATTGCAAGTCTTGGATCAGCTGGGCACACTCGGTCTAATTGTGTCCATCATATATGTGTTGGTGCTCATTCAGTTCTCCAAGACACTGGTGGTCACACTTTGGTACGAGCCATCAAAGCTGCGCAGCATGTGGAATAAACTGGACTTGGTCATTTTGGTGCTCAATATTCTGGTGGTCATATTGATCATCGTACAGGAGTTCATGGTCTCGACGCTGCTCGAGCAAATTGAGTATGCGAACAAGTTGCAATTTCTGGACTTTCGGAGACCCGCGATTGTGAAGCATGTATGCAGCATTGTCCTCGGAATCCTTGTGCTCTTGACCACGTTGCGGCTGTGGAAGGTTCTTCAATTTTCCAGCGTCTTTCAGCTCTTCTCACATGCTCTGTTTAGCGCGTGGCAAGCTCTGGCGAGCACCGCATTACTTATCTCCATTTTCCTGGTCGCATTTGGCATCGCTGTGGCAATCATCAATGGCAACAATACgatgaattttaattacataatGAGAAGCATTGCCAATTCGTTGTGCTTCTCATTTGGCTTCAGCCAACACATCAGTCCCAATGATCTCTTCTATGGTGGAGTGGGCATGGGCATAATCCTATATTTGATACTCACTTTTGTGATTGCACAGCTGCTGATTAACGTATTTGTCTCGACGATCAATGGATACTTCGTTTATGCCAAGTCGGTGCGTGATGCCAAAGCTCAACAGCCGATCAATTTTCTGGAATTTCTGCATGTCGAGTACCACGGTGTCTTTGAAATGTTCCGTAAGGTGCCCTGCATCAATCGTGGATATCGCAGCGGTAATCGCACGGTGGCTGactatatcaaatatactttGGATGACAGACATAAGAAGAGCGTTAAATCCAAACATCATGCATTGGCCATCAGATTTCAACAGGGCGATGAAAATTTGGATGAGGCCACGAAGCATGAGAATTATAAGAAACGCATTGTTCGACTCTATAATATTGCAAGCGTAATGCAGACTCAAATGCAACTGTTGGAACACTTCTGGGAGTTGGACGTGGATAAAACTAAAAAGGATAAACCAAGATCGCCCAAGGAAGAGGACTCAGAATCCGATGAAGATTACAgtgtttaa
- the LOC132793180 gene encoding cuticle protein 38-like, producing MFKFAVVIFALIACAAAKPGVLLSQPLAYAAPAAVVAAPAPYVTATSSQVIARNYNGIAAAQVIAPVPTPLAATVAAPVIAKYAAAPLAAPLAYSSPLAAPLAYSAPLTAPLAYSSPLAYTAAAAPVLL from the exons atgttcaaattc GCCGTTGTTATCTTCGCTCTCATCGCCTGTGCTGCTGCCAAGCCTGGAGTTCTTCTCAGCCAGCCATTGGCTtatgctgctccagctgccgttgttgctgctcctgctccatATGTGACTGCCACCAGCAGTCAAGTGATTGCCCGCAACTACAATGGAATCGCAGCTGCTCAAGTGATTGCTCCAGTTCCTACTCCATTGGCTGCTACAGTTGCTGCTCCAGTCATTGCCAAGTACGCTGCTGCTCCTCTGGCTGCTCCACTGGCTTACAGCTCTCCATTGGCTGCTCCTCTGGCTTACAGCGCTCCTCTGACTGCTCCCCTTGCTTACAGCTCTCCATTGGCTTacactgctgcagctgctccagTTCTGCTATAA